Within Dysgonomonas sp. HDW5A, the genomic segment AGCAATCAGAGAGAATAAAAGGAGAAAAAAGTTAGATTATAGTTTGATAGTATTTATATCTTTGTCATATAAATAAATAATTATGTAATACTATGGACTTTAAAGACGCGATTAAACTGCTATCAGAGAGAGTTGATAAAGTAAAAGATAATTTACACACAGAGGAAGCAACAAAGAATGCATTAATAATGCCATTCCTACAAGCAATGGGCTATGATGTTTTTAATCCCCTTGAAGTAATGCCTGAATTTACCTGTGATATTGGTATTAAGAAAGGAGAAAAAATAGATTACGCTATCTTTAAAGATGATCAACCTATAATTTTAGTTGAATGTAAGCATTGGAAACAAGAGCTAACCCTACATGACAATCAACTGCTTCGTTATTTCCATGTATCAAATGCTAAATTTGGCCTATTGACTAATGGTATTATTTATAGATTTTATACAGATCTTGAAGTACCAAACAGGATGGATGAAAAACCATTTCTTGAGATAAATTTACTTGATTTAAGAAGCAGCCAACTCGAAGAATTAAAAAAATTCCATAAAGCATATTTTGATGTAGAAAATATATTAAGTTCAGCAAACGAACTTAAATACACTAGTGAACTAAAGGTTGTATTGAATAAAGAGTTTACAAATCCAAGTCCTGAATTTGTAAAACTTATATCAAAACAAGTTTATGATGGAACAATGACTGCTAAACTTTTAGAGCAGTTCACTACTCTTGTACGTAAATCTATATCCGGATTAATTAGTGATACAATTTCAGATCGATTAAAAACAGCTCTAAAAACTGAAACTTCGCAAGATCAGAATATTGAAGAAACAGCTAAACAAGCACCCCCATCTCTCCCCGTCAACGTGGTATATATGTCTGAGGATGGAAAGATTGTAACAACACAAGATGAAATAGATGGCTATAACATTGTGAAAGCGATATTATATGATACTGTAGACATTAAGCGTGTTGTTGATAGAGACACTAATTCTTATTTTGGAATATTATTTGACGATAATAATAGGAAACCAATTTGCAGATTATACTTCAACTCTGAAAATGTGAGATATATTGCAACTTTCGACAAGGATAAATTGGAGACTAAAAATAAAATCGAATCATTAAGTGATATTTACAAGTATTCTAATGAAATTCGTAATGTTGTCAAATCTTATTTAGAACAATAATTATAATCATGAAAAAATTACTCTCACTACTATTTATTTTGCCGTTATTTATGGCATGTTCAAGCGATGACGATCCTAAAACTTCTGGGCAAGATTATACGAGTTTTGTGGCTTTCCACAATGAAGATTTAACAGCATCTAATTGTGTCGCAGGATACAAAAAAGATGGCAAATATTATAAACTAGGGAATTTAGGCGATTTAACAAAGGGGAAGTATTCTCCAGAAATAAAAGTTAACGATAATTCGATAACTGAGATATACATTTTTACAGATTATAACGGCGGCATTAGGTTTAACACTGCTTTCAAACTGAAAACAAAAGAGAAGAATGTAATAGAAATCAAAGGAAGCGGTACAGGATTCACAGATAAAACTGATCCAACACAATACCCTCAATAAAAAAGAAGAGAGCTTAGATGCTCTCTTCTGGTGTAATATCTAATTTACCATTGTTAAGCCACAATTGACTTGGCTTTAGCCCCCAATCGCTCTTTGGTAGTTTTCTCAAAATTACTTCTAAAATATCATTATCAGATGGTATACTCGCTTGAAATCCTCTAATCAGTTTATTTGACTCATCAAACTCCGAAACAGACATTCCTGCATAAGACACCTGAGTAAATCTATTCTCATGGCTAGACTCTAAACCCGAAGCCAATAATCGCGTATTATTATTGTTGTAATCGAGAGATAGAATAGAGCCAGATTCGCCAAAAGACCATTTTGATAAAACAGAATTATCAGAACCAACCAATTTTAGAGACCTATCTACCGGATCAATAACTATCCTATATCCATTTTTATTACTTTCGAATTTACCTCTTAAGTATACTTCATTAGCTATTAACTTTCCTAAGTGGGTAACAACAAATTGAGCGATATCTTCAATTAGTGTAGGATCATTTGCGGCATTGATAGCCTGGTCTAAAGTACCACCTGACCAAATTGCAACATCATTCTCACCTCGATTGATACCATTGATACCGGCATTCTCTTTCCATACAGCCCCCTGCATGTGACCGAGACGAATAAGAGTAGTAAGTATCAAGCCTCCTTCAATGACAGTGCTATTCTCTAAAGCTTCCCTCAGATAGTTTAAGGCCCTAACATTACGTAAAGCTCCGTTTGCCACTCTCATGGCCTCAACATGTTGCAGATCCGCTATCTCCCTGTTAGTTTCAATCGACTTATCAATAGTTCTTAATCGTGAGTAACGAGGCTTATCACCGATGGTATATGTATCATCGTAAGTCTCTAAACTCTTTTGGTAGCCAAACACCCTAGATGATCTTGAGCCCTCTCTCAAAATATCACTTACAAGCTTCACTTTCTGGCCCAATGACATGCTAAGCTCATTGTGATATGCCCATACAGGATTTACCGGACATTCATAAGTTGCATTATCTTCTAATACGCTTTGATGCCACTGGGTAGCTTCTTCCAAGAGTTGCTGTTCAGCTTCACCGACATATTGATTCCCGACTAATGATATATCGAAATTAAACAACACATAATTATCTCCTAAGCGTGGTTTTAATAGATCATTCGGGATAGTAAGGTTTGGTATATCTTGATTATTGATGATCTCGAATTCCTGAGTACTATCATGATATTTCAGTTCAAAAGTACGCCCCGATAACCAACTATTATCACCAAAAGTAACTGATAATGTAAGTCCCGGAAGTATATAATCAGAATTGAAATTCAGAGCTGAATCTTTGAAGTAAAACACTAACCAAGGATTGCCATTTGCATCTTTCTGAGTATCATCAATCCTGAGTTCTGTAATCTCGCCTGTACGCTGTGGAAAGATATGATCGAATTTCTTAACGCCATGTATTATTTCATTAGGCTTCATATTGGGAAAAGCATCTATGAAATCACCATTCGAAACTGGTAATCTAAGACGCCTCTGTACTATGGCATCAACAAGCGAACCGCTTTCAGTTGCCCTGTAATTAGTAGGGATA encodes:
- a CDS encoding type I restriction endonuclease produces the protein MDFKDAIKLLSERVDKVKDNLHTEEATKNALIMPFLQAMGYDVFNPLEVMPEFTCDIGIKKGEKIDYAIFKDDQPIILVECKHWKQELTLHDNQLLRYFHVSNAKFGLLTNGIIYRFYTDLEVPNRMDEKPFLEINLLDLRSSQLEELKKFHKAYFDVENILSSANELKYTSELKVVLNKEFTNPSPEFVKLISKQVYDGTMTAKLLEQFTTLVRKSISGLISDTISDRLKTALKTETSQDQNIEETAKQAPPSLPVNVVYMSEDGKIVTTQDEIDGYNIVKAILYDTVDIKRVVDRDTNSYFGILFDDNNRKPICRLYFNSENVRYIATFDKDKLETKNKIESLSDIYKYSNEIRNVVKSYLEQ
- a CDS encoding phage tail protein — encoded protein: MITTGKDIDVFSISDNKIATLGFAGGLYKRELMNEHYVQLKLNYTRYFEFARGSYINYQNKRYTIREESLPEEKSIFEYIYTLKFEAIEMFFQDFVLFYTMQDLHEAQWELTGTPQQFLQIALICINDYFGLTEESDKWKMGVCPTMTPILISFDSQNTFDGLTEIAEKFGAEWWLDYENKTLNLGYYEHGEEIELERDAALTDIKRSNNNSADYCTRLFAFGSTRNIPTNYRATESGSLVDAIVQRRLRLPVSNGDFIDAFPNMKPNEIIHGVKKFDHIFPQRTGEITELRIDDTQKDANGNPWLVFYFKDSALNFNSDYILPGLTLSVTFGDNSWLSGRTFELKYHDSTQEFEIINNQDIPNLTIPNDLLKPRLGDNYVLFNFDISLVGNQYVGEAEQQLLEEATQWHQSVLEDNATYECPVNPVWAYHNELSMSLGQKVKLVSDILREGSRSSRVFGYQKSLETYDDTYTIGDKPRYSRLRTIDKSIETNREIADLQHVEAMRVANGALRNVRALNYLREALENSTVIEGGLILTTLIRLGHMQGAVWKENAGINGINRGENDVAIWSGGTLDQAINAANDPTLIEDIAQFVVTHLGKLIANEVYLRGKFESNKNGYRIVIDPVDRSLKLVGSDNSVLSKWSFGESGSILSLDYNNNNTRLLASGLESSHENRFTQVSYAGMSVSEFDESNKLIRGFQASIPSDNDILEVILRKLPKSDWGLKPSQLWLNNGKLDITPEESI